In Centropristis striata isolate RG_2023a ecotype Rhode Island chromosome 1, C.striata_1.0, whole genome shotgun sequence, one DNA window encodes the following:
- the LOC131971128 gene encoding uncharacterized protein LOC131971128 isoform X1, with protein MTHSGDSGTEAELYRAESSGFLSVFPDCVPQDRWGERGDNEDIQDKLLHSCCTAEGGIDQTSPSSMLEHWVYADNHHNMTTITPLTTQGPNRPCPFIPVPDAVTVSSVVNPMACSPVTDTCSPISSMCSPISSAWDALRSTSRSPGCSEGDPVTAAAHLHLLGESLSLIGHHLQGTNKMVSMLSSLSLLLDSLLCALAPLTCLTTQIPELRSCTQHTLASTLDNIAYVMPGL; from the exons ATGACCCACTCTg GTGATAGTGGAACTGAGGCTGAACTTTATAGAGCAGAgtcctctggcttcctctcTGTTTTTCCAGACTGTGTGCCACAAGATAGATGGGGAGAAAGAGGAGATAATGAG GATATCCAAGACAAGTTGTTGCATTCATGTTGCACAGCAGAGGGCGGCATTGATCAG ACAAGTCCAAGCTCCATGTTGGAGCACTGGGTGTACGCAGATAACCACCACAACATGACAACTATCACTCCTCTTACCACTCAAGGACCCAACAGGCCCTGTCCGTTCATACCTGTCCCTGATGCAGTGACAGTGAGCTCTGTGGTTAATCCCATGGCGTGTAGCCCCGTGACGGACACCTGCAGTCCCATTAGTTCCATGTGCAGTCCCATCAGTTCAGCCTGGGACGCCCTCAGATCCACATCCAGAAGCCCCGGCTGCTCCGAGGGGGATCCTGTCACTGCTGCAGCTCACCTGCATCTGTTGGGGGAGTCCTTGTCCCTGATTGGACACCATCTCCAGGGGACAAAT AAAATGGTGAGTATGTTGAGCAGCTTGTCTCTGCTCCTGGACTCTCTGCTGTGTGCTCTGGCTCCTCTAACCTGCCTCACCACACAGATACCAGAGCTGAGGAGCTGCACGCAGCACACACTG GCCTCCACTCTGGATAACATTGCCTATGTAATGCCGGGGTTATGA
- the LOC131971128 gene encoding HMG box-containing protein 4-like isoform X2, producing the protein MTHSDCVPQDRWGERGDNEDIQDKLLHSCCTAEGGIDQTSPSSMLEHWVYADNHHNMTTITPLTTQGPNRPCPFIPVPDAVTVSSVVNPMACSPVTDTCSPISSMCSPISSAWDALRSTSRSPGCSEGDPVTAAAHLHLLGESLSLIGHHLQGTNKMVSMLSSLSLLLDSLLCALAPLTCLTTQIPELRSCTQHTLASTLDNIAYVMPGL; encoded by the exons ATGACCCACTCTg ACTGTGTGCCACAAGATAGATGGGGAGAAAGAGGAGATAATGAG GATATCCAAGACAAGTTGTTGCATTCATGTTGCACAGCAGAGGGCGGCATTGATCAG ACAAGTCCAAGCTCCATGTTGGAGCACTGGGTGTACGCAGATAACCACCACAACATGACAACTATCACTCCTCTTACCACTCAAGGACCCAACAGGCCCTGTCCGTTCATACCTGTCCCTGATGCAGTGACAGTGAGCTCTGTGGTTAATCCCATGGCGTGTAGCCCCGTGACGGACACCTGCAGTCCCATTAGTTCCATGTGCAGTCCCATCAGTTCAGCCTGGGACGCCCTCAGATCCACATCCAGAAGCCCCGGCTGCTCCGAGGGGGATCCTGTCACTGCTGCAGCTCACCTGCATCTGTTGGGGGAGTCCTTGTCCCTGATTGGACACCATCTCCAGGGGACAAAT AAAATGGTGAGTATGTTGAGCAGCTTGTCTCTGCTCCTGGACTCTCTGCTGTGTGCTCTGGCTCCTCTAACCTGCCTCACCACACAGATACCAGAGCTGAGGAGCTGCACGCAGCACACACTG GCCTCCACTCTGGATAACATTGCCTATGTAATGCCGGGGTTATGA
- the LOC131968323 gene encoding uncharacterized protein LOC131968323 isoform X3 yields MWFCLQKVKPCMNKLICLASYSIEPVIFDPFLFLSLFPAMSEHLRGGHYGSSPQELRLVLLGNIGCGKTSSADTILGQLSPISPSSSRSCQLRQGISEGRSVSVVEAPRWYWSGGKMEDSVRTETERGMTLVSPGPHAILLLVPVGQFTEMEGRVPAELEEAFGEEVLDHTVVLLTCGDYLMGRTAEEYLQKEHPGLRQIIERCGGRYHVINNRQRQDREQVRELLEKVNDMVARNGVYFMKTAQDRDLEKRVQDRKRELMETFRVQKEERREAHVSNTETLRSIDQEDYNYSLERRRREEREEMERSLSLRQRSNGLHSTPAPEQQSYSEPQEGAQVTRTPSFRLNADGATLSQMSEVKSTPKVVSTFHHRMNSFEERSPEASPTSPHSPVFISSPSSPTFAASPTSYPSSSSSTSYTSAASSTLYPSSSSSTSYTSAASSTLYPSSSSSSSFPSSSSSSSSSPELRLVLLGRSGSGKSAVGNSILGREEFVSNPDSLTAITQKCEKKKALVDGKQVALVDTPDWFNSEQTPEEVRAQISSCVALSSPGPHAFLFCVPLDQPAKTELQALGALESVFGPEAVQAHTLLLFTYADKLRESGKAGNDSVEAYIAGQRGDLLKLVEKCGDRFHVMEKMGGWRGSKNVAELLEKVEQTVKEAGGQCYSHPAFQEAETRVRQRQVEIAKARRGEKLEQDRFGDVRQLSSERRALYPYMEPVAEAEEEVREEEIEKTRDEAEMSVSTMNIESLPLITRSTMSPSLLRSIMEKMQANVKNLPKLLADGSVWVGDGAKKVAQSPVWGKVGSGAKAGAKKVAESPVWEKIGTTAKQVPMVVIGGALLGLVLGVVFGGGFLGAAVGAAAGSVATEVGRRKLGNKTTLEKTEDAAKDVQRSVNDNINSLVKQGEKVLKTE; encoded by the exons aTGTGGTTTTGTCTTCAAAAAGTCAAACCTTGTATGAACAAACTGATTTGTCTAGCTTCATACTCAATAGAACCAGTTATCTTTGACCCCTtcctcttcctttctctctttccagcCATGAGTGAACACTTGAGAGGAGGCCACTACGGATCCTCGCCCCAAGAGCTGAGACTGGTTTTGCTGGGAAACATTGGCTGTGGAAAGACGTCTTCAGCAGACACTATCCTGGGTCAGCTGTCCCCCATCTCTCCCAGTTCCTCCAGGAGCTGCCAGCTGCGACAGGGCATCTCTGAGGGCCGGAGTGTTTCCGTGGTGGAGGCACCGAGATGGTACTGGAGCGGCGGCAAGATGGAGGACAGTGTCAGGACGGAGACGGAGAGAGGGATGACGCTGGTGTCACCAGGTCCACATGCTATTCTGCTGCTGGTGCCTGTTGGCCAATTCACAGAG ATGGAGGGTCGTGTGcctgcagagctggaggaggcATTTGGTGAGGAGGTGCTGGATCACACTGTGGTCCTGCTGACCTGTGGGGACTACTTGATGGGAAGAACAGCAGAG GAATACCTTCAGAAAGAACACCCAGGCCTGAGGCAGATCATTGAGCGCTGTGGGGGGAGGTACCATGTCATCAATAACCGTCAGCGTCAGGACAGGGAGCAGGTCCGCGAGCTGCTGGAGAAG GTGAACGATATGGTGGCAAGAAATGGGGTATACTTTATGAAAACAGCCCAAGACAGAGATCTGGAGAAACGAGTGCAAGACAGGAAGCGAGAACTTATGGAAACTTTCCGAGTTcaaaaggaggagagaagagaggcgCACGtctcaaacacagaaacactgaggaGTATCGACCAAGAAGACTACAACTACTccttggagaggaggaggagagaagagagggaggagatggagagaagtTTGAGTCTGCGCCAAAGATCAAACGGGCTTCATTCAACCCCAGCTCCGGAGCAACAGTCGTATTCAGAGCCGCAAGAAGGCGCACAGGTGACGAGGACGCCCAGTTTCAGACTGAATGCAG ATGGAGCTACACTCTCACAAATGTCAGAAGTTAAATCAACTCCAAAAGTGGTCTCTACTT TTCACCACAGAATGAACAGCTTTGAAGAGAGATCTCCGGAGGCGTCTCCGACCTCTCCTCATTCGCCCGTCTTCATCTCTTCACCTTCCTCACCCACCTTTGCTGCCTCTCCCACCTCATacccctcatcctcctcttccacctcaTATACTTCAGCTGCCTCTTCCACCTTATACccatcatcctcctcttccacctcaTATACTTCAGCTGCCTCTTCCACCTTATACCCatcatcctcctcatcttcttcaTTCccctcatcttcttcttcttcttcatcctccCCGGAGCTTCGTCTGGTGCTGCTTGGGAGATCTGGATCAGGGAAGAGTGCAGTGGGCAACAGCATCCTGGGGCGGGAGGAGTTTGTCTCAAATCCGGACAGCCTCACAGCGATCACTCAGAAATGTGAGAAAAAGAAAGCACTGGTTGATGGAAAACAG GTGGCGCTGGTTGATACTCCAGACTGGTTTAATTCAGAACAAACTCCAGAAGAGGTGCGAGCTCAGATCTCCTCCTGTGTTGCTCTGTCAAGTCCTGGTCCACATGCCTTCCTCTTTTGCGTCCCCTTAGACCAGCCTGCAAAGACCGAGCTTCAGGCTCTCGGGGCCCTCGAGTCCGTCTTTGGCCCCGAGGCGGTCCAGGCACACACTCTGCTCCTCTTTACTTATGCTGATAAACTGAGGGAGAGCGGGAAGGCCGGAAATGACAGCGTGGAGGCCTACATCGCTGGTCAGAGGGGGGATTTGTTAAAGCTGGTGGAGAAATGCGGGGACAGGTTTCATGTGATGGAGAAGATGGGAGGCTGGAGGGGCAGCAAGAATGTGGCGGAGCTGCTGGAGAAGGTGGAGCAGACAGTgaaggaagctggaggacaATGTTACTCCCATCCTGCTTTTCAGGAGGCAGAGACCAGAGTGAGGCAGAGACAGGTGGAGATAGCAAAAGCGAGAAGGGGGGAGAAGTTGGAGCAAGACAGATTTGGAGACGTTAGACAGCTCAGCTCTGAAAGGCGGGCACTCTATCCCTACATGGAGCCTGTGGCAGAGGCAGAAGAGGaagtgagagaggaggagattgAGAAAACAAGGGATGAGGCAGAGATGAGTGTCAGCACCATGAATATCGAGAGTCTTCCTCTTATTACACGTTCCACCATGTCCCCTTCCCTTCTCCGCTCTATTATGGAGAAAATGCAGGCTAATGTGAAGAATTTACCCAAGCTGTTGGCAGACGGATCTGTGTGGGTCGGCGACGGAGCAAAGAAG GTGGCGCAGAGTCCAGTGTGGGGGAAGGTGGGCTCTGGGGCCAAAGCAGGTGCCAAAAAGGTGGCAGAGAGCCCGGTGTGGGAGAAAATTGGGACTACTGCTAAACAGGTGCCCATGGTGGTCATAGGGGGCGCTTTGCTGGGTCTGGTGCTTGGGGTGGTTTTCGGAGGGGGGTTTCTTGGCGCAGCTGTCGGCGCGGCTGCTGGATCTGTGGCAACTGAGGTGGGCAGACGAAAACTCGGCAACAAAACCACATTAGAAAAGACAGAGGATGCTGCAAAAGATGTGCAGAGATCTGTGAACGACAACATAAACTCTTTAGTGAAACAAGGAGAGAAAGTACTGAAAACTGAATGA
- the LOC131968323 gene encoding uncharacterized protein LOC131968323 isoform X1: protein MWFCLQKVKPCMNKLICLASYSIEPVIFDPFLFLSLFPAMSEHLRGGHYGSSPQELRLVLLGNIGCGKTSSADTILGQLSPISPSSSRSCQLRQGISEGRSVSVVEAPRWYWSGGKMEDSVRTETERGMTLVSPGPHAILLLVPVGQFTEMEGRVPAELEEAFGEEVLDHTVVLLTCGDYLMGRTAEEYLQKEHPGLRQIIERCGGRYHVINNRQRQDREQVRELLEKVNDMVARNGVYFMKTAQDRDLEKRVQDRKRELMETFRVQKEERREAHVSNTETLRSIDQEDYNYSLERRRREEREEMERSLSLRQRSNGLHSTPAPEQQSYSEPQEGAQVTRTPSFRLNADGATLSQMSEVKSTPKVVSTFHHRMNSFEERSPEASPTSPHSPVFISSPSSPTFAASPTSYPSSSSSTSYTSAASSTLYPSSSSSTSYTSAASSTLYPSSSSSSSFPSSSSSSSSSPELRLVLLGRSGSGKSAVGNSILGREEFVSNPDSLTAITQKCEKKKALVDGKQVALVDTPDWFNSEQTPEEVRAQISSCVALSSPGPHAFLFCVPLDQPAKTELQALGALESVFGPEAVQAHTLLLFTYADKLRESGKAGNDSVEAYIAGQRGDLLKLVEKCGDRFHVMEKMGGWRGSKNVAELLEKVEQTVKEAGGQCYSHPAFQEAETRVRQRQVEIAKARRGEKLEQDRFGDVRQLSSERRALYPYMEPVAEAEEEVREEEIEKTRDEAEMSVSTMNIESLPLITRSTMSPSLLRSIMEKMQANVKNLPKLLADGSVWVGDGAKKVKASPMWGKVGSSAQNVQKMVADSAVWGKVGAGAGHVSKLVGDRVPKSVQDGSAWVGSGAKAAAASPMWGKVGSGAKSGAKLVADRSMRVGAGLGAGAKNLAQSPMWGKVGSGAKSGAKLVAENSARLGAGIGAGAKKVAQSPVWGKVGSGAKAGAKKVAESPVWEKIGTTAKQVPMVVIGGALLGLVLGVVFGGGFLGAAVGAAAGSVATEVGRRKLGNKTTLEKTEDAAKDVQRSVNDNINSLVKQGEKVLKTE, encoded by the exons aTGTGGTTTTGTCTTCAAAAAGTCAAACCTTGTATGAACAAACTGATTTGTCTAGCTTCATACTCAATAGAACCAGTTATCTTTGACCCCTtcctcttcctttctctctttccagcCATGAGTGAACACTTGAGAGGAGGCCACTACGGATCCTCGCCCCAAGAGCTGAGACTGGTTTTGCTGGGAAACATTGGCTGTGGAAAGACGTCTTCAGCAGACACTATCCTGGGTCAGCTGTCCCCCATCTCTCCCAGTTCCTCCAGGAGCTGCCAGCTGCGACAGGGCATCTCTGAGGGCCGGAGTGTTTCCGTGGTGGAGGCACCGAGATGGTACTGGAGCGGCGGCAAGATGGAGGACAGTGTCAGGACGGAGACGGAGAGAGGGATGACGCTGGTGTCACCAGGTCCACATGCTATTCTGCTGCTGGTGCCTGTTGGCCAATTCACAGAG ATGGAGGGTCGTGTGcctgcagagctggaggaggcATTTGGTGAGGAGGTGCTGGATCACACTGTGGTCCTGCTGACCTGTGGGGACTACTTGATGGGAAGAACAGCAGAG GAATACCTTCAGAAAGAACACCCAGGCCTGAGGCAGATCATTGAGCGCTGTGGGGGGAGGTACCATGTCATCAATAACCGTCAGCGTCAGGACAGGGAGCAGGTCCGCGAGCTGCTGGAGAAG GTGAACGATATGGTGGCAAGAAATGGGGTATACTTTATGAAAACAGCCCAAGACAGAGATCTGGAGAAACGAGTGCAAGACAGGAAGCGAGAACTTATGGAAACTTTCCGAGTTcaaaaggaggagagaagagaggcgCACGtctcaaacacagaaacactgaggaGTATCGACCAAGAAGACTACAACTACTccttggagaggaggaggagagaagagagggaggagatggagagaagtTTGAGTCTGCGCCAAAGATCAAACGGGCTTCATTCAACCCCAGCTCCGGAGCAACAGTCGTATTCAGAGCCGCAAGAAGGCGCACAGGTGACGAGGACGCCCAGTTTCAGACTGAATGCAG ATGGAGCTACACTCTCACAAATGTCAGAAGTTAAATCAACTCCAAAAGTGGTCTCTACTT TTCACCACAGAATGAACAGCTTTGAAGAGAGATCTCCGGAGGCGTCTCCGACCTCTCCTCATTCGCCCGTCTTCATCTCTTCACCTTCCTCACCCACCTTTGCTGCCTCTCCCACCTCATacccctcatcctcctcttccacctcaTATACTTCAGCTGCCTCTTCCACCTTATACccatcatcctcctcttccacctcaTATACTTCAGCTGCCTCTTCCACCTTATACCCatcatcctcctcatcttcttcaTTCccctcatcttcttcttcttcttcatcctccCCGGAGCTTCGTCTGGTGCTGCTTGGGAGATCTGGATCAGGGAAGAGTGCAGTGGGCAACAGCATCCTGGGGCGGGAGGAGTTTGTCTCAAATCCGGACAGCCTCACAGCGATCACTCAGAAATGTGAGAAAAAGAAAGCACTGGTTGATGGAAAACAG GTGGCGCTGGTTGATACTCCAGACTGGTTTAATTCAGAACAAACTCCAGAAGAGGTGCGAGCTCAGATCTCCTCCTGTGTTGCTCTGTCAAGTCCTGGTCCACATGCCTTCCTCTTTTGCGTCCCCTTAGACCAGCCTGCAAAGACCGAGCTTCAGGCTCTCGGGGCCCTCGAGTCCGTCTTTGGCCCCGAGGCGGTCCAGGCACACACTCTGCTCCTCTTTACTTATGCTGATAAACTGAGGGAGAGCGGGAAGGCCGGAAATGACAGCGTGGAGGCCTACATCGCTGGTCAGAGGGGGGATTTGTTAAAGCTGGTGGAGAAATGCGGGGACAGGTTTCATGTGATGGAGAAGATGGGAGGCTGGAGGGGCAGCAAGAATGTGGCGGAGCTGCTGGAGAAGGTGGAGCAGACAGTgaaggaagctggaggacaATGTTACTCCCATCCTGCTTTTCAGGAGGCAGAGACCAGAGTGAGGCAGAGACAGGTGGAGATAGCAAAAGCGAGAAGGGGGGAGAAGTTGGAGCAAGACAGATTTGGAGACGTTAGACAGCTCAGCTCTGAAAGGCGGGCACTCTATCCCTACATGGAGCCTGTGGCAGAGGCAGAAGAGGaagtgagagaggaggagattgAGAAAACAAGGGATGAGGCAGAGATGAGTGTCAGCACCATGAATATCGAGAGTCTTCCTCTTATTACACGTTCCACCATGTCCCCTTCCCTTCTCCGCTCTATTATGGAGAAAATGCAGGCTAATGTGAAGAATTTACCCAAGCTGTTGGCAGACGGATCTGTGTGGGTCGGCGACGGAGCAAAGAAGGTGAAAGCTAGTCCGATGTGGGGGAAGGTCGGCAGCAGCGCACAAAATGTCCAGAAGATGGTGGCTGATAGTGCTGTTTGGGGAAAGGTGGGAGCTGGTGCTGGACACGTGTCCAAGCTGGTAGGAGATAGAGTCCCCAAGTCAGTGCAGGACGGTTCTGCATGGGTGGGATCTGGAGCAAAGGCAGCAGCAGCTAGTCCTATGTGGGGGAAAGTTGGTTCAGGGGCCAAATCAGGGGCCAAACTTGTAGCAGACCGGTCCATGCGTGTCGGAGCTGGGCTTGGAGCTGGGGCAAAGAATTTGGCGCAGAGTCCTATGTGGGGAAAAGTGGGATCTGGGGCCAAAAGTGGAGCTAAACTGGTGGCTGAAAACTCTGCGCGACTTGGAGCTGGAATCGGTGCCGGAGCAAAGAAGGTGGCGCAGAGTCCAGTGTGGGGGAAGGTGGGCTCTGGGGCCAAAGCAGGTGCCAAAAAGGTGGCAGAGAGCCCGGTGTGGGAGAAAATTGGGACTACTGCTAAACAGGTGCCCATGGTGGTCATAGGGGGCGCTTTGCTGGGTCTGGTGCTTGGGGTGGTTTTCGGAGGGGGGTTTCTTGGCGCAGCTGTCGGCGCGGCTGCTGGATCTGTGGCAACTGAGGTGGGCAGACGAAAACTCGGCAACAAAACCACATTAGAAAAGACAGAGGATGCTGCAAAAGATGTGCAGAGATCTGTGAACGACAACATAAACTCTTTAGTGAAACAAGGAGAGAAAGTACTGAAAACTGAATGA
- the LOC131968323 gene encoding uncharacterized protein LOC131968323 isoform X2: MSEHLRGGHYGSSPQELRLVLLGNIGCGKTSSADTILGQLSPISPSSSRSCQLRQGISEGRSVSVVEAPRWYWSGGKMEDSVRTETERGMTLVSPGPHAILLLVPVGQFTEMEGRVPAELEEAFGEEVLDHTVVLLTCGDYLMGRTAEEYLQKEHPGLRQIIERCGGRYHVINNRQRQDREQVRELLEKVNDMVARNGVYFMKTAQDRDLEKRVQDRKRELMETFRVQKEERREAHVSNTETLRSIDQEDYNYSLERRRREEREEMERSLSLRQRSNGLHSTPAPEQQSYSEPQEGAQVTRTPSFRLNADGATLSQMSEVKSTPKVVSTFHHRMNSFEERSPEASPTSPHSPVFISSPSSPTFAASPTSYPSSSSSTSYTSAASSTLYPSSSSSTSYTSAASSTLYPSSSSSSSFPSSSSSSSSSPELRLVLLGRSGSGKSAVGNSILGREEFVSNPDSLTAITQKCEKKKALVDGKQVALVDTPDWFNSEQTPEEVRAQISSCVALSSPGPHAFLFCVPLDQPAKTELQALGALESVFGPEAVQAHTLLLFTYADKLRESGKAGNDSVEAYIAGQRGDLLKLVEKCGDRFHVMEKMGGWRGSKNVAELLEKVEQTVKEAGGQCYSHPAFQEAETRVRQRQVEIAKARRGEKLEQDRFGDVRQLSSERRALYPYMEPVAEAEEEVREEEIEKTRDEAEMSVSTMNIESLPLITRSTMSPSLLRSIMEKMQANVKNLPKLLADGSVWVGDGAKKVKASPMWGKVGSSAQNVQKMVADSAVWGKVGAGAGHVSKLVGDRVPKSVQDGSAWVGSGAKAAAASPMWGKVGSGAKSGAKLVADRSMRVGAGLGAGAKNLAQSPMWGKVGSGAKSGAKLVAENSARLGAGIGAGAKKVAQSPVWGKVGSGAKAGAKKVAESPVWEKIGTTAKQVPMVVIGGALLGLVLGVVFGGGFLGAAVGAAAGSVATEVGRRKLGNKTTLEKTEDAAKDVQRSVNDNINSLVKQGEKVLKTE; this comes from the exons ATGAGTGAACACTTGAGAGGAGGCCACTACGGATCCTCGCCCCAAGAGCTGAGACTGGTTTTGCTGGGAAACATTGGCTGTGGAAAGACGTCTTCAGCAGACACTATCCTGGGTCAGCTGTCCCCCATCTCTCCCAGTTCCTCCAGGAGCTGCCAGCTGCGACAGGGCATCTCTGAGGGCCGGAGTGTTTCCGTGGTGGAGGCACCGAGATGGTACTGGAGCGGCGGCAAGATGGAGGACAGTGTCAGGACGGAGACGGAGAGAGGGATGACGCTGGTGTCACCAGGTCCACATGCTATTCTGCTGCTGGTGCCTGTTGGCCAATTCACAGAG ATGGAGGGTCGTGTGcctgcagagctggaggaggcATTTGGTGAGGAGGTGCTGGATCACACTGTGGTCCTGCTGACCTGTGGGGACTACTTGATGGGAAGAACAGCAGAG GAATACCTTCAGAAAGAACACCCAGGCCTGAGGCAGATCATTGAGCGCTGTGGGGGGAGGTACCATGTCATCAATAACCGTCAGCGTCAGGACAGGGAGCAGGTCCGCGAGCTGCTGGAGAAG GTGAACGATATGGTGGCAAGAAATGGGGTATACTTTATGAAAACAGCCCAAGACAGAGATCTGGAGAAACGAGTGCAAGACAGGAAGCGAGAACTTATGGAAACTTTCCGAGTTcaaaaggaggagagaagagaggcgCACGtctcaaacacagaaacactgaggaGTATCGACCAAGAAGACTACAACTACTccttggagaggaggaggagagaagagagggaggagatggagagaagtTTGAGTCTGCGCCAAAGATCAAACGGGCTTCATTCAACCCCAGCTCCGGAGCAACAGTCGTATTCAGAGCCGCAAGAAGGCGCACAGGTGACGAGGACGCCCAGTTTCAGACTGAATGCAG ATGGAGCTACACTCTCACAAATGTCAGAAGTTAAATCAACTCCAAAAGTGGTCTCTACTT TTCACCACAGAATGAACAGCTTTGAAGAGAGATCTCCGGAGGCGTCTCCGACCTCTCCTCATTCGCCCGTCTTCATCTCTTCACCTTCCTCACCCACCTTTGCTGCCTCTCCCACCTCATacccctcatcctcctcttccacctcaTATACTTCAGCTGCCTCTTCCACCTTATACccatcatcctcctcttccacctcaTATACTTCAGCTGCCTCTTCCACCTTATACCCatcatcctcctcatcttcttcaTTCccctcatcttcttcttcttcttcatcctccCCGGAGCTTCGTCTGGTGCTGCTTGGGAGATCTGGATCAGGGAAGAGTGCAGTGGGCAACAGCATCCTGGGGCGGGAGGAGTTTGTCTCAAATCCGGACAGCCTCACAGCGATCACTCAGAAATGTGAGAAAAAGAAAGCACTGGTTGATGGAAAACAG GTGGCGCTGGTTGATACTCCAGACTGGTTTAATTCAGAACAAACTCCAGAAGAGGTGCGAGCTCAGATCTCCTCCTGTGTTGCTCTGTCAAGTCCTGGTCCACATGCCTTCCTCTTTTGCGTCCCCTTAGACCAGCCTGCAAAGACCGAGCTTCAGGCTCTCGGGGCCCTCGAGTCCGTCTTTGGCCCCGAGGCGGTCCAGGCACACACTCTGCTCCTCTTTACTTATGCTGATAAACTGAGGGAGAGCGGGAAGGCCGGAAATGACAGCGTGGAGGCCTACATCGCTGGTCAGAGGGGGGATTTGTTAAAGCTGGTGGAGAAATGCGGGGACAGGTTTCATGTGATGGAGAAGATGGGAGGCTGGAGGGGCAGCAAGAATGTGGCGGAGCTGCTGGAGAAGGTGGAGCAGACAGTgaaggaagctggaggacaATGTTACTCCCATCCTGCTTTTCAGGAGGCAGAGACCAGAGTGAGGCAGAGACAGGTGGAGATAGCAAAAGCGAGAAGGGGGGAGAAGTTGGAGCAAGACAGATTTGGAGACGTTAGACAGCTCAGCTCTGAAAGGCGGGCACTCTATCCCTACATGGAGCCTGTGGCAGAGGCAGAAGAGGaagtgagagaggaggagattgAGAAAACAAGGGATGAGGCAGAGATGAGTGTCAGCACCATGAATATCGAGAGTCTTCCTCTTATTACACGTTCCACCATGTCCCCTTCCCTTCTCCGCTCTATTATGGAGAAAATGCAGGCTAATGTGAAGAATTTACCCAAGCTGTTGGCAGACGGATCTGTGTGGGTCGGCGACGGAGCAAAGAAGGTGAAAGCTAGTCCGATGTGGGGGAAGGTCGGCAGCAGCGCACAAAATGTCCAGAAGATGGTGGCTGATAGTGCTGTTTGGGGAAAGGTGGGAGCTGGTGCTGGACACGTGTCCAAGCTGGTAGGAGATAGAGTCCCCAAGTCAGTGCAGGACGGTTCTGCATGGGTGGGATCTGGAGCAAAGGCAGCAGCAGCTAGTCCTATGTGGGGGAAAGTTGGTTCAGGGGCCAAATCAGGGGCCAAACTTGTAGCAGACCGGTCCATGCGTGTCGGAGCTGGGCTTGGAGCTGGGGCAAAGAATTTGGCGCAGAGTCCTATGTGGGGAAAAGTGGGATCTGGGGCCAAAAGTGGAGCTAAACTGGTGGCTGAAAACTCTGCGCGACTTGGAGCTGGAATCGGTGCCGGAGCAAAGAAGGTGGCGCAGAGTCCAGTGTGGGGGAAGGTGGGCTCTGGGGCCAAAGCAGGTGCCAAAAAGGTGGCAGAGAGCCCGGTGTGGGAGAAAATTGGGACTACTGCTAAACAGGTGCCCATGGTGGTCATAGGGGGCGCTTTGCTGGGTCTGGTGCTTGGGGTGGTTTTCGGAGGGGGGTTTCTTGGCGCAGCTGTCGGCGCGGCTGCTGGATCTGTGGCAACTGAGGTGGGCAGACGAAAACTCGGCAACAAAACCACATTAGAAAAGACAGAGGATGCTGCAAAAGATGTGCAGAGATCTGTGAACGACAACATAAACTCTTTAGTGAAACAAGGAGAGAAAGTACTGAAAACTGAATGA